A single Lolium perenne isolate Kyuss_39 chromosome 6, Kyuss_2.0, whole genome shotgun sequence DNA region contains:
- the LOC127307452 gene encoding uncharacterized protein, translating into MARKKGRLPSPSPSPPPPTPPREESSSDEDDEEEEEPTPAAQKAPQNPKHLSTAAADADSSDAGEEEESDDSETDANAFQILQAARSPGKPSESDADEGDGSSSDSPDPVHTKPARKPGKKRQAAESIPSAVKPKKAKADAAPLSGKAPSEPNSTSKGRKKHKEKAAPDRSPSKPAGRRWTVEDEIKVLEALVSHTKANGTQPSAVELIAAVGDSLERKTCTKIEMYEKVRHLKQRHEKAASTGTLPDNDDDLRKFNLSEAVWGESAKEVAAAPVSQNDAATSMSKKGQTNKEKKGGTAKEATSTVNGNVGTVTESKKELATKEKLDGATKGRLSNKAATTDTPVKSKKRGNHKDDLEGDAKAKETTNTATQNGSTSVRSKSGKSDKEEKDGDADSLGPKEATAVTQNDEENHEDKMDIDPNVKNTRREFDELQNLYPNLASYVESIQAQHPCGETLKRAFEFIADDKACALESKIKKQRVVEMKTEIRRADTKKEVTNIFIGLLD; encoded by the coding sequence ATGGCCCGCAAGAAGGGCCGcctgccgtcgccgtcgccgtcgccgccaccgccgacgccTCCGCGGGAGGAGTCCAGCTCCGACgaagacgatgaggaggaggaggaacccaCCCCCGCAGCCCAAAAGgccccacaaaaccctaaacaCCTTTCCACCGCCGCGGCCGACGCCGATTCATCGGATGCaggcgaggaggaggagtccGACGACTCGGAAACCGACGCCAATGCCTTCCAGATCCTTCAGGCCGCCCGCTCCCCCGGCAAGCCCTCGGAATCTGACGCCGATGAGGGGGACGGCAGCTCCTCGGATAGCCCGGACCCCGTCCACACCAAGCCGGCAAGGAAGCCCGGGAAGAAGAGGCAGGCCGCTGAGTCCATACCGTCTGCTGTCAAGCCGAAGAAAGCCAAGGCCGATGCGGCTCCTCTGTCTGGCAAGGCGCCTTCTGAGCCCAATTCCACCAGCAAGGGTAGGAAGAAGCACAAGGAAAAGGCTGCGCCGGATCGCTCCCCGTCCAAGCCCGCAGGAAGACGCTGGACAGTTGAGGACGAGATCAAGGTCCTGGAAGCTCTTGTCAGCCACACCAAGGCTAATGGCACGCAGCCTAGTGCTGTTGAACTTATTGCTGCTGTTGGCGACAGCCTTGAAAGGAAGACCTGTACCAAGATTGAAATGTATGAGAAGGTGCGGCATCTTAAGCAGCGGCATGAGAAGGCAGCGAGTACAGGCACCCTGCCAGATAATGATGATGACCTCCGGAAGTTCAACCTCTCGGAGGCAGTCTGGGGAGAAAGTGCAAAGGAGGTTGCTGCTGCCCCCGTATCTCAAAATGACGCTGCTACCTCAATGAGCAAGAAGGGGCAGACTAACAAAGAGAAAAAGGGTGGTACAGCAAAGGAAGCCACCAGCACCGTGAACGGAAATGTCGGAACTGTCACTGAGAGTAAGAAGGAGCTGGCCACCAAAGAGAAGCTAGATGGAGCTACCAAGGGCAGGTTATCAAACAAGGCTGCCACTACTGATACTCCTGTGAAGAGTAAGAAACGGGGAAATCATAAGGACGACTTAGAAGGCGATGCAAAAGCAAAGGAGACCACCAATACTGCCACTCAAAATGGCAGCACGTCGGTTAGGAGCAAGAGTGGTAAGTCTGACAAAGAGGAAAAGGATGGAGATGCGGATAGCCTTGGGCCAAAGGAGGCCACAGCGGTCACTCAAAATGATGAGGAGAATCATGAAGACAAAATGGATATAGATCCTAATGTGAAAAACACGCGAAGAGAGTTCGATGAATTACAGAATTTGTACCCCAACCTTGCCTCTTATGTGGAGAGCATCCAGGCCCAGCATCCATGTGGGGAGACACTGAAAAGAGCATTTGAGTTCATTGCTGATGACAAGGCTTGTGCTTTGGAATCCAAGATCAagaaacaaagagtagttgagatGAAGACGGAGATTCGCCGAGCCGACACCAAGAAGGAGGTGACCAACATATTCATAGGATTGCTGGACTGA